Proteins encoded in a region of the Pseudomonas syringae KCTC 12500 genome:
- a CDS encoding undecaprenyl-diphosphate phosphatase, with product MDLWTAAQALILGVVEGLTEFLPISSTGHQIIVADLIDFGGERAMAFNIIIQLGAILAVVWEFRRKILDVVVGLPKQQQAQRFTLNLLIAFMPAVVLGVIFADTIHHYLFNAITVATALVIGGVIMLWAERREHTVRTETVDDMSWSDALKIGLVQCLAMIPGTSRSGSTIIGGLLFGLSRKAATEFSFFLAMPTMVGAAVYSGYKYRDMFRPDDFAVFAIGFITSFIFAMIAVRGLLKFIATHSYAVFAWYRIAFGLLILATWQFGWIDWASAKA from the coding sequence ATGGATCTTTGGACCGCTGCTCAGGCGTTGATATTGGGTGTTGTAGAAGGGTTGACGGAGTTCTTGCCGATCTCCAGTACCGGGCATCAGATCATCGTCGCCGACCTGATCGATTTTGGCGGCGAGCGTGCCATGGCCTTCAACATCATCATTCAGTTGGGGGCGATTCTGGCGGTGGTCTGGGAGTTTCGGCGCAAGATCCTCGACGTCGTCGTGGGTTTGCCCAAACAGCAACAAGCGCAGCGTTTCACCCTCAACCTGCTGATCGCCTTCATGCCTGCCGTGGTGCTGGGCGTGATTTTCGCCGATACCATTCACCACTACCTGTTCAATGCCATTACCGTGGCCACGGCGCTGGTCATCGGTGGGGTGATCATGCTTTGGGCCGAGCGCCGCGAGCACACCGTGCGCACCGAAACCGTCGATGATATGAGCTGGAGCGATGCGCTCAAAATAGGCTTGGTACAGTGCCTGGCGATGATCCCCGGCACCTCGCGTTCGGGTTCGACGATCATTGGCGGCCTGCTGTTCGGCCTGTCCCGCAAGGCGGCGACCGAATTCTCGTTCTTCCTGGCCATGCCGACCATGGTCGGTGCCGCGGTGTATTCGGGCTACAAGTACCGTGACATGTTTCGCCCGGACGACTTCGCGGTATTTGCCATCGGCTTCATCACCTCGTTCATCTTCGCGATGATCGCAGTGCGCGGTTTGCTCAAGTTCATCGCCACTCACAGTTATGCGGTGTTCGCCTGGTATCGCATCGCCTTCGGCCTGCTGATTCTGGCGACCTGGCAGTTTGGCTGGATCGACTGGGCATCGGCCAAGGCATGA
- a CDS encoding MmcQ/YjbR family DNA-binding protein, whose translation MPKSPQKTLHKEDIARFCLDLPGAREDYKWGGIRVFSVAEKKMFAVMDLVGEDLAFKVHPELFLGYVDRPGIRPAPYLARAHWISVADLKTLSADEVRDLLTRSHQLVVGKLPKRQQIGLKL comes from the coding sequence ATGCCAAAGAGCCCGCAAAAGACCCTGCACAAGGAAGACATCGCCAGATTCTGTCTCGACCTGCCAGGCGCGCGTGAAGACTACAAGTGGGGCGGCATACGGGTTTTTTCCGTCGCCGAAAAGAAAATGTTCGCGGTCATGGATCTGGTCGGCGAGGACCTTGCGTTCAAGGTCCACCCGGAATTGTTTCTGGGTTACGTGGATCGACCCGGCATACGACCTGCGCCCTATCTGGCGCGTGCGCACTGGATCAGCGTGGCCGACCTGAAGACACTGAGCGCCGATGAGGTGCGCGACCTGCTGACCCGCTCGCACCAGTTGGTGGTCGGCAAGCTGCCGAAACGGCAGCAGATCGGCCTGAAGCTATAA
- a CDS encoding DUF1294 domain-containing protein, whose product MTANRESSRPASRGRSPVRQLRLKVLVLLLLCALPVYGTASLWLRQVTPIPALVLIVMSLLAFVLYRHDKRQAGNAGQRTPENVLHGVELLGGWPGALLAQQVFRHKTRKVSFQVVFWLIVLVHQALWIDWLFLGKRLVQLLPL is encoded by the coding sequence ATGACAGCGAACCGCGAGTCGTCACGGCCAGCCAGCCGTGGCAGGTCGCCGGTCCGGCAACTGCGCTTGAAGGTACTGGTGTTGTTGCTGCTGTGTGCGTTACCGGTTTACGGCACGGCGTCGCTGTGGCTGAGGCAAGTCACGCCGATCCCGGCGCTGGTCTTGATCGTCATGAGCCTGCTGGCGTTCGTGCTTTACCGGCATGACAAGCGACAGGCCGGCAACGCGGGCCAGCGCACCCCGGAGAACGTCCTGCATGGCGTCGAGCTGCTCGGCGGTTGGCCCGGCGCGCTGCTGGCGCAGCAGGTGTTCCGGCACAAGACCCGCAAGGTGTCGTTTCAGGTCGTGTTCTGGCTGATCGTGCTGGTGCATCAAGCGTTGTGGATTGACTGGCTGTTTTTGGGCAAGCGGCTTGTGCAACTGTTGCCGTTATAG
- the pcaD gene encoding 3-oxoadipate enol-lactonase: MSAVQLADGQLNYLLEGPAGAPVLVLSNSLGTDLHMWDNQVPAFSRHFQVLRYDTRGHGKSLVTEGSYSIEQNGRDVLALLDALDIDKAFFCGLSMGGLIGQWLAINAPQRLHKVVLCNTAAKIGNPDVWNPRIETVLRDGQSAMVALRDASIARWFTPSFAHAEPAAVDTVVGMLARTSPQGYAANCAAVRDADFREQIASIELPVLVVCGTEDAVTTPADGRFMVERIQGSQLIELHAAHLSSVEAGEAFTGPVLAFLTAE, encoded by the coding sequence ATGTCTGCCGTGCAACTCGCTGATGGTCAACTGAACTACCTGCTCGAAGGTCCGGCGGGCGCGCCCGTGCTGGTGTTGTCCAATTCCCTGGGCACTGATCTGCACATGTGGGACAACCAGGTGCCTGCCTTCAGCCGTCACTTTCAGGTATTGCGTTACGACACGCGCGGCCATGGCAAATCGCTGGTCACTGAGGGCAGTTACAGCATCGAGCAAAACGGTCGCGATGTGTTGGCGCTGCTTGATGCGCTGGACATCGACAAGGCTTTTTTCTGCGGCCTGTCCATGGGCGGGCTGATCGGCCAATGGCTGGCAATCAATGCGCCGCAGCGCCTGCACAAGGTCGTGCTGTGCAATACGGCCGCCAAAATCGGCAACCCTGATGTCTGGAATCCTCGTATCGAAACCGTTCTGCGTGACGGCCAGTCGGCCATGGTCGCGTTGCGCGATGCCTCGATCGCACGCTGGTTCACGCCTTCCTTCGCGCACGCCGAGCCCGCTGCGGTCGACACGGTCGTCGGCATGCTGGCACGTACCTCGCCACAGGGCTACGCAGCCAATTGCGCGGCTGTGCGCGATGCGGATTTCCGTGAGCAGATCGCGTCCATCGAACTGCCGGTGCTGGTGGTCTGTGGCACGGAGGACGCTGTAACAACCCCGGCGGACGGGCGTTTCATGGTCGAACGGATTCAGGGTTCGCAGCTCATCGAGCTGCACGCGGCCCACCTGTCCAGCGTCGAGGCGGGTGAGGCATTTACCGGCCCGGTGCTGGCATTTCTGACTGCCGAATGA
- a CDS encoding PIG-L deacetylase family protein: MSEGFVVSDDESGQGTSLAAWNASTKLHGLPVITADLLVPTNCRAVIIAPHPDDEILACGGLMSQLAQLERNLLLISVTDGTASHPGSTLWPVDRLCKVRPEESAEALNRLGIPAERLEWLRCGLQDGAVADAEDQLVAFLEQHLGPADVVFATWAEDGHSDHEAVGRASAKACKTTGAQFHEVPVWAWHWADPEDQRLPWDRARKLLLDPVTLAHKRNAAQAFTSQLQGDPAIGLSPVLPDAVLERLLQPFEVVFT, translated from the coding sequence ATGAGTGAAGGGTTCGTAGTGAGTGATGACGAGTCCGGCCAGGGTACTTCCCTCGCCGCCTGGAACGCTTCGACCAAGCTGCACGGCCTGCCTGTGATTACCGCTGACTTGCTGGTGCCGACCAATTGCCGAGCCGTGATCATCGCCCCGCACCCGGATGATGAAATACTGGCCTGTGGCGGTCTGATGAGCCAACTGGCGCAACTGGAACGCAACCTGTTACTGATCTCGGTCACCGATGGTACGGCTAGCCATCCGGGCTCCACGCTCTGGCCCGTCGATCGTCTGTGCAAAGTCCGACCTGAGGAAAGTGCCGAAGCCTTAAATCGCCTCGGTATACCTGCAGAACGCCTCGAGTGGTTGCGTTGCGGCCTTCAGGACGGCGCCGTGGCCGACGCGGAAGATCAACTGGTGGCCTTTCTTGAACAGCATCTGGGCCCTGCCGACGTGGTATTCGCCACTTGGGCAGAAGATGGCCACAGCGACCATGAGGCGGTAGGCAGAGCCAGTGCAAAGGCCTGCAAGACCACCGGAGCACAGTTCCACGAAGTGCCGGTCTGGGCCTGGCACTGGGCTGACCCGGAAGACCAACGCCTGCCATGGGACAGAGCGCGCAAGCTGCTGCTCGATCCGGTCACGCTGGCCCATAAACGCAATGCTGCCCAAGCGTTCACCAGCCAGTTGCAGGGTGATCCGGCCATCGGTCTTTCCCCGGTTTTGCCGGACGCAGTGCTGGAAAGGCTGCTGCAGCCCTTTGAAGTGGTGTTCACATGA
- a CDS encoding glycosyltransferase, producing the protein MIGILIPVHNEEQLLDLCLETIKQAAAHPDLKGECVEVLVVLDSCTDRSAEIARAHGVMILEVSARNVGQARAQGAEFLLDRGARWLACTDGDSTVASDWLAEQLALDADAVCGTVTPGDWSKDISAAAQAAYLQHYQHRDGHRHIHGANLGVSSIAYISAGGFPALPCHEDVHLIQQLELIGARIAWSCRPKVTTSTRLDSKARGGFGDFLSSLNA; encoded by the coding sequence ATGATCGGCATACTGATCCCGGTGCACAATGAAGAGCAGTTACTCGACTTGTGTCTCGAAACGATAAAGCAGGCGGCTGCACACCCCGACCTCAAGGGCGAATGCGTGGAAGTGCTGGTGGTTCTCGACAGCTGCACTGATCGCTCGGCGGAGATCGCGCGTGCCCACGGCGTGATGATTCTCGAAGTGTCGGCGCGCAACGTGGGGCAGGCTCGAGCACAGGGCGCGGAGTTTCTTCTCGACCGGGGTGCGCGCTGGCTGGCGTGTACCGATGGCGACAGCACCGTGGCCAGTGACTGGCTTGCCGAACAGCTGGCGCTGGATGCCGACGCGGTGTGCGGAACGGTCACGCCCGGCGACTGGAGCAAGGACATCTCGGCGGCCGCGCAAGCTGCTTACCTGCAGCATTACCAGCACCGTGACGGTCACAGACACATTCATGGTGCCAATCTGGGCGTCAGCTCGATTGCGTACATCAGCGCAGGTGGTTTTCCGGCACTGCCCTGCCACGAAGACGTGCACCTGATTCAGCAGCTGGAGTTGATCGGTGCGCGTATCGCCTGGAGTTGCCGCCCCAAGGTCACAACCAGCACCCGCCTCGACTCGAAAGCCAGGGGCGGGTTTGGTGATTTTCTAAGTTCGCTGAATGCCTGA
- a CDS encoding AAA family ATPase, which produces MKVLVLTGPESSGKSWLSAEIQHRFGGLLVGEYVRYFIDQQGRDTDYADIPAIAQGQMAWEDAARGAEPNLLILDTHLLSNMLWSRTLFGDCPAWIEQQLLSRSYDLHLLLSPEGVDWISDGQRCQPQLGERKAFFNASREWLEHHQQAYRIVGGSWEQRREQALSAVSQLLDDSADLVLV; this is translated from the coding sequence ATGAAAGTTCTGGTCCTCACCGGCCCCGAGTCCAGTGGCAAGAGCTGGCTGTCGGCGGAGATACAGCATAGGTTCGGCGGCCTGCTGGTCGGCGAATATGTGCGGTATTTCATCGATCAGCAGGGCCGCGACACAGATTACGCCGATATCCCGGCCATCGCTCAGGGCCAAATGGCCTGGGAGGACGCCGCGCGCGGCGCAGAGCCAAACTTGCTGATACTCGACACGCACCTGTTGAGCAACATGCTCTGGAGCCGCACGCTGTTCGGCGACTGCCCTGCGTGGATCGAACAGCAACTGCTGAGCCGTTCCTATGACCTGCACCTGCTGCTGTCGCCCGAGGGCGTTGACTGGATCAGCGACGGCCAGCGCTGCCAGCCGCAGTTGGGTGAACGCAAGGCCTTTTTCAACGCCAGCCGGGAATGGCTGGAACACCACCAGCAGGCTTACCGGATAGTGGGCGGTAGCTGGGAGCAGCGCCGCGAGCAGGCGCTGAGCGCTGTCTCGCAGTTGCTGGACGACTCAGCGGATCTGGTGCTTGTGTAA
- a CDS encoding class I SAM-dependent methyltransferase, translating into MSVQDSYFNELFLNNEDPWAFKQRWYERRKRALTLAALPRERYRSIFEPGCANGELSADLAGRCDSLVCCDTSNLAVDLARKRLAGLPHAKVLQARLPQQWPQGEFDLIVFSEMGYYLDADDLHGLIDRALAALAPDGQLLACHWRPDIEGCPLNAQAVHDILAARLSMHRLFSHHEQDFLLDLWSRDGTSVAEQEFSDDRHTDPGAQ; encoded by the coding sequence ATGAGCGTCCAGGACAGTTATTTCAATGAGCTGTTTCTCAACAACGAGGACCCGTGGGCATTCAAGCAACGCTGGTACGAACGGCGTAAGCGCGCCTTGACACTGGCCGCTCTGCCCCGCGAACGCTACCGCTCGATATTCGAGCCTGGCTGCGCCAACGGTGAACTCAGTGCCGATCTTGCCGGGCGCTGCGATTCACTGGTGTGCTGCGACACCTCGAATCTGGCTGTGGACCTGGCACGCAAGCGTCTGGCCGGCCTGCCCCATGCCAAAGTGTTGCAGGCGCGTTTGCCGCAGCAATGGCCGCAGGGCGAATTTGACCTGATCGTCTTCAGCGAGATGGGTTATTACCTGGACGCCGACGACCTGCACGGCCTGATCGACCGCGCACTGGCGGCCCTCGCACCGGATGGCCAGTTGCTCGCCTGTCACTGGCGGCCCGATATCGAAGGCTGCCCGCTGAACGCCCAGGCGGTTCACGACATCCTTGCTGCACGCTTGTCCATGCACCGACTTTTCAGTCATCACGAACAGGATTTCCTGCTGGACCTGTGGAGTCGTGATGGAACCTCCGTAGCAGAACAGGAATTCTCCGATGATCGGCATACTGATCCCGGTGCACAATGA
- a CDS encoding alpha/beta hydrolase family protein gives MVRLCAVMLVFLLDSLVSVHAQADESWSAGYHQLSFPDPLDSQPVEAIAFYPSTAAEQVSILHGYRVEAGEEAPIAMGRFPLLLLSHGNTGTPLALHDLATSLARQGFVVVAVVHPGDNDRDHSRLGSLSNLYGRPLQISEAISTALLDPLLAPYLNARQVGVIGYSAGGETALILAGAQPDLQRLRQYCVERPTDRDACKTQGELVADRDDLHAQADPRVGALMLMAPLSLMFGRHTLGDVHVPVLMYAGDDDQLLAIDRNAEALARKLPQPPDYKLLAGAGHFVFMAPCSDEQRASAPLLCNDPDGVDREDIHRNLSAEAVRFFSAALNSADDDRSGMQTAHHQ, from the coding sequence ATGGTACGTCTTTGTGCAGTGATGCTGGTTTTCCTGCTCGATAGCCTTGTTTCGGTGCACGCTCAGGCGGATGAGTCCTGGAGCGCGGGCTATCACCAGTTGAGTTTCCCTGATCCGCTGGATTCCCAGCCGGTTGAAGCCATTGCCTTTTACCCGTCGACCGCCGCCGAGCAAGTGAGCATCCTTCATGGCTATCGCGTCGAGGCCGGTGAAGAGGCGCCTATCGCAATGGGCCGTTTCCCCTTGCTGTTGCTGTCGCACGGCAATACCGGCACCCCGCTGGCGCTGCATGACCTGGCCACTTCGCTGGCGCGGCAGGGGTTTGTGGTGGTTGCCGTGGTCCATCCTGGCGACAATGATCGCGATCACAGCCGTCTCGGCAGCCTGAGTAACCTGTACGGTCGGCCGCTGCAGATTTCCGAAGCGATCAGTACGGCCTTGCTCGACCCCTTGCTGGCCCCCTATCTCAATGCCCGGCAAGTGGGCGTGATCGGTTATTCGGCCGGTGGCGAAACCGCGCTGATTCTCGCTGGCGCGCAGCCTGATCTGCAGCGTCTGCGTCAGTACTGCGTCGAGCGCCCGACAGACCGCGACGCCTGCAAGACTCAGGGCGAACTGGTCGCGGACCGTGATGACCTTCATGCTCAAGCTGACCCGCGGGTTGGCGCGTTGATGTTGATGGCACCATTGAGCCTGATGTTCGGCCGTCACACGTTGGGTGATGTGCACGTGCCGGTTTTGATGTACGCGGGAGATGACGATCAGTTGCTGGCGATCGACCGAAACGCAGAGGCACTGGCGCGCAAGCTGCCGCAGCCGCCCGACTACAAGCTACTGGCCGGGGCAGGGCATTTTGTCTTCATGGCACCCTGCAGTGATGAGCAGCGCGCCAGTGCGCCGTTGCTGTGCAACGACCCTGACGGCGTGGACCGAGAGGATATTCACCGCAACCTGAGTGCCGAAGCGGTGCGGTTTTTCAGTGCGGCGCTCAATTCCGCCGACGATGACCGTTCAGGCATGCAAACGGCGCATCATCAGTGA
- the pnuC gene encoding nicotinamide riboside transporter PnuC: MSGLELFAAAIGVIAVWLTVKQNPWCWPIGLVMVVIYIWIFFDVKLYSDMLLQVIYAGLQVYGWLQWTRHGDGLPVKAVTTLQNGSVLKGLAVGVLISVALGAGMAHFTDAAQPWLDAALTGFSLVAQVWMAQKRVQCWPLWILLDVIFVGLFIYKDLYLTAALYGLFTLLAVQGWREWRNDLALAR; this comes from the coding sequence ATGTCCGGGCTTGAACTCTTCGCTGCCGCCATCGGCGTTATCGCAGTCTGGCTGACAGTGAAGCAGAATCCCTGGTGCTGGCCAATTGGCCTGGTCATGGTGGTGATTTACATCTGGATATTCTTCGACGTGAAGTTGTATTCGGACATGCTCCTGCAGGTCATCTACGCAGGCCTGCAGGTCTACGGCTGGCTGCAATGGACCCGGCACGGTGACGGCCTTCCGGTCAAAGCCGTAACCACGTTGCAGAACGGTTCGGTGCTCAAGGGGCTGGCAGTCGGCGTACTCATCAGCGTTGCACTGGGTGCCGGCATGGCGCATTTCACCGATGCGGCACAACCCTGGCTGGACGCCGCATTGACCGGGTTCAGTCTGGTGGCGCAGGTCTGGATGGCGCAAAAGCGCGTTCAGTGCTGGCCGCTGTGGATCCTGCTCGATGTGATTTTCGTCGGCCTGTTCATCTACAAGGACCTTTACCTGACGGCTGCGCTGTATGGCCTGTTCACCCTGCTGGCGGTGCAGGGCTGGCGCGAGTGGCGCAACGATCTGGCGCTGGCGCGATGA
- a CDS encoding LysR substrate-binding domain-containing protein: MFDLNDLFYFVQVVECLGFAPASRKLGIPKSKLSRRIAGLEERLGVRLIHRSTRTFAVTESGRDYYAHCVAMLVEAEAAEEAILRSKSEPQGRVVISCPPALAAMGFNETIARFAAEHPKVQIQVESTNRRVDPLTENIDIALRVRFPPLEDDGLVVKKLGHSAQRLVARADLVARLSATPSLDALSTLPSLDMPSSNHEHRWLLETQPGQYAEIRHTPRLISSDLDMMLQAALQGVGVAQLPELIVREALQDGRLIELFSEHRPKCGIVHAVFASRRGLLPAVRGLLDVFETSFKELSLSPDSLYCSLNRTNSRIQDH; encoded by the coding sequence GTGTTTGATCTCAACGATCTGTTTTATTTCGTCCAGGTGGTCGAGTGCCTCGGCTTTGCGCCGGCAAGTCGCAAGCTGGGGATCCCCAAGTCCAAGCTCAGCCGGCGCATTGCCGGACTCGAGGAGCGTCTGGGTGTGCGCCTGATTCACCGCTCGACCCGCACCTTCGCGGTGACCGAAAGCGGGCGTGACTATTACGCGCACTGCGTGGCCATGCTGGTCGAGGCCGAGGCGGCCGAAGAGGCCATCCTGCGTTCCAAATCCGAACCGCAGGGCAGGGTGGTGATCAGTTGTCCTCCGGCGTTGGCAGCGATGGGCTTCAACGAGACCATCGCCCGTTTCGCGGCCGAGCACCCCAAGGTTCAGATCCAGGTCGAAAGTACCAACCGACGTGTCGACCCGCTGACCGAGAACATCGACATTGCGCTACGTGTGCGCTTTCCACCGCTGGAGGACGACGGGCTGGTGGTCAAGAAGCTCGGGCACAGTGCCCAGCGTCTGGTGGCGCGCGCGGACCTGGTGGCCAGGCTGTCGGCGACGCCTTCTCTCGACGCGCTGTCGACACTGCCCAGCCTCGACATGCCGTCTTCGAATCACGAGCACCGCTGGTTGCTGGAGACGCAGCCCGGCCAGTATGCCGAAATACGCCATACGCCGCGGCTCATCAGCTCGGACCTGGACATGATGCTGCAGGCCGCCTTGCAGGGTGTCGGTGTGGCCCAGCTTCCCGAGCTGATTGTCAGGGAAGCGTTGCAGGACGGACGTCTGATCGAGCTGTTCAGCGAGCACCGACCCAAGTGCGGCATCGTGCATGCCGTGTTCGCCTCGCGCCGAGGCCTGCTTCCAGCGGTCAGGGGCCTGCTGGATGTGTTCGAGACCTCGTTCAAAGAGCTCAGCCTGAGTCCCGATTCGCTTTATTGTTCTCTTAATAGAACGAACAGTCGCATTCAAGACCACTAA
- a CDS encoding FMN-dependent NADH-azoreductase: MNLLHLDSSILGDHSASRQLTHEVVQAYLNAHADSQVTYRDLASDALGHFSAASLAAAGTPVDVRDAAQQQEVAGNEATLQQFLDSDVLVIGAPMYNFTIPTQLKAWFDRILIAGRTFRYSEAGPEGLCGGKKVIIVSTSGGLHAGQPTGTGHEELLKTLFAFIGITDLQFVRAHGLAYGEEPRASAMSAAQQYIQNELFAA; the protein is encoded by the coding sequence ATGAATCTATTGCACCTCGACTCCAGCATCCTCGGCGATCACTCTGCTTCGCGTCAGCTGACCCATGAGGTTGTCCAGGCCTACCTGAATGCGCACGCCGACAGCCAGGTCACCTACCGCGATCTGGCCAGCGACGCGCTTGGGCATTTCTCTGCCGCCAGCCTCGCCGCAGCGGGCACGCCTGTAGACGTCCGTGACGCCGCCCAGCAGCAGGAAGTGGCAGGCAACGAAGCCACCTTGCAGCAGTTTCTCGATTCGGACGTGCTGGTCATCGGCGCACCCATGTACAACTTCACCATCCCGACCCAGCTGAAAGCCTGGTTTGACCGGATTCTGATCGCGGGTCGCACGTTCCGTTATTCCGAGGCGGGCCCTGAAGGCCTGTGTGGCGGCAAGAAAGTCATTATCGTTTCCACCTCGGGCGGTCTGCACGCAGGGCAACCCACTGGCACCGGTCACGAAGAGCTGCTCAAGACGCTGTTCGCCTTCATCGGTATCACCGACCTGCAATTCGTCCGTGCCCACGGCCTGGCGTATGGCGAAGAGCCGCGTGCCAGCGCCATGAGCGCTGCTCAGCAATACATTCAGAACGAGTTGTTCGCGGCCTGA